Within Deltaproteobacteria bacterium, the genomic segment TTCGTGCAGGAAGGGACGAATCGAGACGAGCAAAAGTGTCGGCGGCATTGGCGCCGGCCGCCAAAGATCCCCGCGCCCCAAAAAAAGGCGCGCCGGCACCATTGCCGGCGCGCCGCGAGATCGAGTGGCTGTTCTCGATCGTTACCGCGATGGGGATGACCTACCGCTTGAGGTTGGCGACCTCTGCGAGCATCTCGTCGGCGGTGGTCACGGTGCGGGCGTTGGCCTGGAACGCCCGCTGGTAGGAGATGAGCGTCACGAGCTGCTCGCCGACGTCGACGTTGGAGCCCTCGAGGCTTCCGGACGAGATTGCGCCGCGGCCGCCGCTGCCGGCGGCACCGATGAGCGCCTGACCGCTGTCGCGGGTCTCGGCGTACAGCTGGTTGCCCGCGCGGACGAGCCCCTGCTCGCTCGTGAAGGTCGCGAGCGCGAGGCGCGCGATCTCGCGTCGCTGTCCGTTGGAGAACGCGCCGACGATCGTGCCGTCCTCGGACACGGTCACGTCGACGAGTTCGCCGGCGCCGTAGCCGTCCTGGTCGATTCGGGTCACCGACGACGGGCCGGCGAACTGGGTGGTGCCGGCGAGGCCGGTGCCCCCGTCGGTGGTGATCGAATCGCCGAAGTCGAAGGTGATGGTCTGGCCCGGCGTCGCGTTGATGAAGTTGGCGCTCGAGCTGGTCGTGACCTCGGTGTCGAGTTCGCCGTTGGGCGTGAACGTGAGCGTGCCGCTCGCGATCTCCGAGGGGGTGCCGGCCGTTCCGCCGGTGATCTCGCCCCCGTCGACCATCGCGTGCCACTCCCACGCTCCCGACCCGGTGGCGCGGAAGTACACGTCGACGCGGTGGGCCGCACCGAGCGAGTCGTACACCGTGGCGGATGTGGAGAAGTTGGAGGTGGTGTCGGGGTTGAGCGGGTCGAACGGGGCCGGCGGCGTTGCGTTCGCGTCGAGGTTGACGTGCATCGTGAGCGACGAGGTGGCCTGCGGGGCGCTCTGGCCCGCGCCCAGCGCGAGGTCGCCGAGCTGCGTGCTCACCGCGCCGGTGCCGTCGATCGCGTAGCCCTGTACGCGGAGCCCTTCCGGGGTCACGAGATAGCCGCTGTCGTCGAGGGAGAACCGGCCGTCGCGCGTGTAGAACGTTCCCGTCTGTCCGTCGTGGTTGCCGCTGACGACGAAGAACCCCCGCCCGCGGATGGCCATGTCGAGCGCGGAGCCGGTCTGCAACAGACCGCCCTGGCCGAACTGCGTGTCGGTGCCACCCATGCGCACGCCCGCGCCGAGGCGATTCGCGTCGGGCGCGGTGCCGCCGAGCACGTCGGCGAAGCGCGCGCGGGCTCCCTTGAAGCCGACGGTGGACACGTTGGCGATGTTGTCGCCGACGACGCCGATCGCACTGCCGTGGGCGCGCAGGCCGCTGGTTCCGGTAAACAGCGAGTTGAGAATGGACATGCGTTGAACCTCCTGTGTGCGCTCGGGGGCGCGGGTATTCGCGACGCGGCGGCCGCGTCGAAGTCAGGCAAGGCGGCGCGGCATCACGCGTCGCGTTCGATGGACAGGACACTCGCCGGCGGGACGCTCGCACCGCCGATGCGCAGCATGTGCACGCCGTCGGAGAACTCGATCGCGTCCACGCGTCCGCGCAGCTTGGGCGATGCGTCGATCGAGCTGCCGTCGGCGGCGGTGGCGACCACTTCGACGGTGTAGGTGCCCTCGTCGACCGGCACGCCCTGGGCGTCGGTGCCGTCCCAGCCGATGGATACGTCGCCGGCCGGATGCGGGCCGAGGTCGATCGATTTGACCTCGTTGCCGTTGGCGTCGCGAATGACGACCTGCACGGACTCGGCCGCGTCGGGCAGGTCGACGAACAGGTCCGGCGGCGCGCCGCCGTCCGGCGCCCAGTGGACGGCGTCCGCGCTGGCGGTCGCCGTCGCGCCGACGAACCCGGCGAGGGCGGCGCCGGCCGCGGCGCGCTGCTCGGCCTGAATTTGCGACAGGATCGCCGTCGCCTGGGCTCCCTGTTCGACGTTGGCGAACTGGGCGAGCTGCGCGACGAACTCGGCGCCGTCTTGCGGGTCGAGCGGGTTCTGGTGTTCGAGCTGCGCGACCAGCAGGCGCAAGAACTCGTCTTTGGCCGTGGGCGCCGGCGCGGCCGTGCCGGCGGGCGACGGGGGAGAGGACGGCGTGGGGGCGACTCGCATGGATCTCCTCAGGCAATGGCCACGACCGGTGCGGCCGGTGCGGCGGGGTTGGAATCGGTGCGATCGCGGGCGGTCGCGCTCGCGGTCGCAGTGCGGCGGTTCGCGGTGCGGCCGCCGGAAGGCGGCGGCTCGCGGTGGCGTTCGCCGGCGTCGCCCGACGACAGGTCGCCGAGAGACAGGCCGTGGCGATGCAGCGCGGCGTTCAACTCGCCCGCGGCGCGCTGCAGGGCGGCGGCCAGCGGCTCGGGGGCGGTCGCGCGGACGGTGACCTGGTTGTGCGCGACGGTGACGACCAACGCGGCGCGATCCGGGCCGTCGCCGACGACGATGCGCGCGCGCGCCGGCGTGAGCACGCCGGAGCGGATGTCGTCGCCGGCCAGGTCGACGTCCGCCCAGTGTGCGACCGCCGACGCCCCTGGCGGCGTGTCGGCGCGCGCCGCCAGGTGAGCCTTGGCCGGCGGCGCGGGGATGGCGGCCAAGGTTGGCGGCGCGGTGGCGTCGCCGCTTGGATCGCGCCGGCGCTCGGTCGCCGCGGCGCCGCCGACCTCCGCGATCGCCGCCTCGGTGGATCCCGCGCCGGTCGCCGCGGCCGCGGTTTGCGGATCGGCCGGGGCCGCCGCCACCATCGATACGACCGCTCCGGCCGTCGCCGCGTGCGCAGCGGGCGCGGCGGTGTCGGCGCCGGCGTCCGGCGCTCCGGCCGTTGCACCGGTCATCGCCCGATCCGGCCCGCCGGCGGCGCCCGCCGCGACGGCGTCATCGCCGGCGGGGGTGGCGTGCGGATCGGCCGGGGCCGCACCGTCCTGATCGGTGGCGCCCGTGCGCGGCCGCTCATGTGGGCGCGGATCCGGTCGAGGATCCGATGTGCGGGGGCTAGCCTCGGCGTCGCGGGCGGACGCATCGGCGTCGCGGGCGCGCGCATCCGCGTCGCGGGCGCGCGGATCCGTGTCGCGGGCGCGCGCATCCGTGTCGCGGGCGCGCGCGGGCGACGTCTCGCGACCCCGGTGGCCGTGCCTCGCGTCGACCGGCGACTGCGCGCGGGCGTCGGCCGCGTCGCGTACGCGCGGGTCGGCCGCGTCGCGTACGCGCGGGTCGGTCGCGTCGCGTACGCGGGCGTCGGTCGCGTCGCGCGCCGCGGGCGGACGCGCGGTTTCGAGGCGTTGCACGCGGCGCGGGTCTGCGCCGGCTCGCGCCGTCGGGCGCGCGTCGGGCGTCGGTCGCGCCGCGGTCGCCGCCGGCGTGCGCGGGTCGGCCGCGTCGCGCGCGCGAGCGAGCACGGAAGAAAACGCCGGTGCCGGCGTCCGCGCCGCGGCGGCTCGCTGTGGCGTCGGCACCGCGGGGTGCCCGTCGACGCGGCGGATCATGCGCTCCTCCGCGCGCGCCGTGCGCTCAGGTCGTCGACCGCGATCTGCTCGGCCTTCGCCGCGCGGCGGTCGATCGCCGACCGCAGCCGGTCGATGTGCTTGTCGGTCGCGCGCAAGTCGCGCTCGGCCTCGATCAACTTGCGGGTCGCGCGGCTGGCCTCCACCTCGGCCGCGGTCGCCTCGCGGGCCGCGACCGCGACGCGATGTTTGAGCTGAGCCAGCTCCGCGTCGAGGAGCCAGATCGCGGTCGCCGACGACGCGGCCATCAGCTCGTCGGCCGCGCCGCGCTTGCGCGCGTCGAGCGCCCGGTGCGCTCGCTGCAGGCGCTCGACCGATATCCGGTGGCGTTCGTTCGCCATCGCGGCGGCGGCAGCGGCCGCGTCGCGCAACCGCTTGCGGCTGTCGCGCACGCGTTCGAGATATTGCAGTTTGGTCCTCACGCCGTGGTCTCCTGTCCGGTGATGGCGGCCCGCAGTCCGGCCATCGCGTCG encodes:
- a CDS encoding flagellar hook protein FlgE; translation: MSILNSLFTGTSGLRAHGSAIGVVGDNIANVSTVGFKGARARFADVLGGTAPDANRLGAGVRMGGTDTQFGQGGLLQTGSALDMAIRGRGFFVVSGNHDGQTGTFYTRDGRFSLDDSGYLVTPEGLRVQGYAIDGTGAVSTQLGDLALGAGQSAPQATSSLTMHVNLDANATPPAPFDPLNPDTTSNFSTSATVYDSLGAAHRVDVYFRATGSGAWEWHAMVDGGEITGGTAGTPSEIASGTLTFTPNGELDTEVTTSSSANFINATPGQTITFDFGDSITTDGGTGLAGTTQFAGPSSVTRIDQDGYGAGELVDVTVSEDGTIVGAFSNGQRREIARLALATFTSEQGLVRAGNQLYAETRDSGQALIGAAGSGGRGAISSGSLEGSNVDVGEQLVTLISYQRAFQANARTVTTADEMLAEVANLKR
- a CDS encoding flagellar hook capping protein, translating into MRVAPTPSSPPSPAGTAAPAPTAKDEFLRLLVAQLEHQNPLDPQDGAEFVAQLAQFANVEQGAQATAILSQIQAEQRAAAGAALAGFVGATATASADAVHWAPDGGAPPDLFVDLPDAAESVQVVIRDANGNEVKSIDLGPHPAGDVSIGWDGTDAQGVPVDEGTYTVEVVATAADGSSIDASPKLRGRVDAIEFSDGVHMLRIGGASVPPASVLSIERDA